The following proteins come from a genomic window of Penaeus monodon isolate SGIC_2016 chromosome 22, NSTDA_Pmon_1, whole genome shotgun sequence:
- the LOC119587608 gene encoding zinc finger protein 436-like, which yields MTKRSCISPKDSTLPLKKRRVLVERWEEALSIPAAHFTPQPSYTPWHHPAVQHQAVSDPCNLFSPAPFTQSNASMYPFRPWSSVPQVSPGDFQVLACPPSCVPSVPYSQAFHGISETEAALTPKQAQRLTVLQEADRPGLQSQAPLGLREESVSPLQPIAGDVPQVDVADSGISESSADSSLEDLRLEAQTESFPSPRSDMGAEIHSVGVSAHKERRFDCEDCGRKFKKRAYLVRHRRLHTGERPYSCDICSATFSQMPNLWYHKRIHTGESPYECPVCQRKFRSSSHLKRHQRLHTGETPYACPSCPAAFITWDKLNRHKMIDHP from the coding sequence ATGACAAAGCGATCTTGTATCTCTCCTAAGGACTCCACCCTTCCCTTGAAGAAGCGGCGTGTGCTGGTGGAGCGTTGGGAGGAGGCGCTGTCGATTCCAGCGGCTCACTTCACGCCTCAGCCCTCTTACACGCCCTGGCACCATCCTGCAGTCCAACACCAGGCGGTTTCTGATCCGTGCAACCTCTTCTCGCCTGCGCCGTTCACTCAAAGCAACGCGTCGATGTATCCCTTCCGCCCCTGGAGTTCTGTCCCTCAGGTTTCCCCCGGAGACTTTCAGGTACTCGCGTGTCCCCCGAGTTGCGTTCCTTCCGTTCCCTACTCTCAGGCGTTCCATGGGATCAGTGAGACGGAGGCCGCCCTCACCCCGAAGCAAGCGCAGCGCCTCACTGTCCTCCAGGAAGCTGATCGCCCGGGCCTTCAGTCCCAAGCGCCTCTTGGCCTTCGTGAGGAGAGTGTGTCGCCGCTGCAGCCGATCGCGGGGGATGTGCCTCAGGTCGACGTAGCCGACTCGGGCATCAGCGAGTCGAGCGCCGACTCATCCTTGGAAGACCTCCGCCTCGAGGCTCAGACGGAGTCGTTCCCGAGCCCCAGGAGCGACATGGGCGCCGAGATCCACTCTGTGGGCGTCTCTGCGCACAAGGAACGGCGTTTCGACTGCGAGGACTGCGGCCGCAAGTTCAAGAAGCGGGCGTACCTGGTGCGACACCGCCGCCTACACACGGGCGAGCGGCCCTACAGCTGCGACATCTGCAGCGCCACCTTCTCGCAGATGCCCAACCTGTGGTACCACAAGCGCATCCACACGGGCGAGTCTCCGTACGAGTGCCCCGTGTGCCAGCGCAAGTTCCGCAGCTCGTCGCACCTGAAGCGGCACCAGAGGCTGCACACGGGCGAGACGCCCTACGCCTGCCCCAGCTGCCCCGCCGCCTTCATCACGTGGGACAAGCTCAACAGACACAAGATGATCGACCATCCTTGA